A DNA window from Pseudoalteromonas rubra contains the following coding sequences:
- a CDS encoding glycosyltransferase family 4 protein gives MRILHICLSNFYIDDVSYQENMLVKEHVQAGHEVKILASTEVFDKDKKLTYVKPSTYTCAEGAEITRIDYLNILPRKLMAKLRIHSGVYDFIKSFDPEVIMFHSMCGWELLTVCKYIKNNPNVRVYFDSHEDFNNSARNFGSKYLLHYLYYRPIAKIASKYARKILCISLETMDFLSDFYGIDRDRLEFYPLGGVIKSEQAYLDSRQKVRESLQVTDEQIVFIQSGKFTARKKLMESLTAFTKVRDDNFVFLIAGILDTPLENEALKLIRSDSRIRFLGWQSPDDVDGLLDAADVYLQPGTQSVTMQASLCARCAVIIDDVKSHKPYLKNNGWYANNADSIVEVLTSISEQKCSISSMSEESFKIAKSLLDYKQLALRVLN, from the coding sequence ATGAGAATACTGCATATTTGTCTATCAAACTTCTATATCGATGATGTGTCATACCAGGAAAATATGCTTGTTAAAGAGCATGTCCAAGCTGGTCACGAAGTTAAGATTTTGGCGTCTACAGAAGTGTTCGATAAAGATAAGAAGCTAACTTACGTAAAGCCTAGTACTTACACTTGTGCCGAAGGTGCAGAAATTACCAGGATTGATTACTTAAACATTCTGCCCAGAAAGTTAATGGCGAAATTAAGAATCCATTCCGGCGTCTATGACTTTATCAAAAGTTTTGATCCAGAAGTAATTATGTTTCATTCAATGTGTGGTTGGGAGCTTCTCACTGTATGTAAATATATAAAGAATAATCCAAATGTAAGAGTGTATTTTGATAGTCACGAGGATTTTAATAATAGTGCACGAAACTTTGGGTCTAAATATTTGCTACATTATTTGTACTATCGTCCAATCGCTAAAATTGCTAGTAAATATGCGCGAAAGATTCTCTGTATCTCTTTAGAGACAATGGATTTTCTAAGTGACTTTTATGGAATAGACAGAGACCGTCTCGAGTTTTATCCTCTCGGAGGCGTAATTAAAAGTGAGCAAGCGTATTTGGACTCACGACAGAAGGTTCGCGAAAGTCTTCAAGTGACGGATGAGCAGATTGTTTTCATTCAGTCTGGAAAGTTCACAGCAAGAAAAAAATTAATGGAATCACTTACTGCATTTACAAAAGTAAGAGATGACAATTTTGTTTTTTTGATAGCAGGTATCCTGGACACTCCTCTAGAGAATGAAGCTTTGAAACTTATCAGATCAGATAGTAGAATTCGCTTTCTAGGTTGGCAATCTCCTGATGATGTTGATGGCCTGCTTGACGCCGCGGATGTTTACCTTCAACCAGGTACGCAATCTGTGACAATGCAGGCTAGCTTGTGTGCTAGATGTGCAGTGATAATTGATGATGTTAAGAGTCATAAGCCATATCTGAAAAATAATGGCTGGTACGCGAACAATGCGGATTCTATTGTCGAGGTGTTAACGAGTATCAGTGAACAAAAATGCAGCATTTCCTCTATGTCAGAAGAGTCATTCAAAATTGCGAAAAGCTTGCTAGATTATAAACAACTTGCACTTAGGGTTTTAAACTAA
- a CDS encoding acyltransferase family protein, with the protein MIKKENNLEIIRLLLAVQVMIVHVFHHIDNTYFHFLEMVPGVPAFFFLSGFLIYASYEKSSSLYSYMKNRFLRLFPALFFVTVASSILIYFFRVNNGLYDNDFIPLWTIAQFTLGQAYNPHQLRDFGVGVFNGSLWTITVEILFYIAVPIIAFLSKKVKGTLYILGVLSFLIYAFGPDYLGFQFAMGKSLYDFLSITPIVWGWMFILGIITYKKFYLIEKYIKYFWLSIVPIVAFAFAGGEGVLFENQGNRLGVIYFIFYVAFIVYLAFSIKPIPLKIDLSYSLYIWHMPIVNFLLVMNLSNVYYAMAVTLVISVFSWFYIEKPSLKLKRSGLLRSINNQGSV; encoded by the coding sequence ATGATTAAAAAAGAAAATAATCTGGAGATAATAAGACTTTTATTAGCTGTCCAGGTAATGATAGTGCATGTCTTCCATCATATAGACAACACCTATTTTCATTTTTTAGAAATGGTGCCAGGTGTACCTGCGTTCTTTTTCTTAAGCGGATTTTTAATTTATGCCTCTTATGAGAAATCAAGCAGCCTATACAGCTATATGAAGAATCGTTTCTTGCGGCTGTTTCCAGCCCTCTTCTTTGTTACAGTTGCATCCAGCATCTTAATTTATTTCTTTAGAGTCAATAATGGCTTGTATGACAACGACTTCATTCCGTTGTGGACCATCGCACAGTTTACTTTAGGTCAAGCTTATAACCCCCATCAGCTTAGAGATTTTGGTGTAGGTGTTTTTAATGGTTCACTTTGGACCATCACTGTTGAGATTCTATTTTATATTGCAGTTCCTATAATTGCTTTTCTGTCTAAAAAAGTTAAAGGAACTCTTTACATTTTAGGTGTATTGTCTTTTTTGATATATGCGTTTGGTCCAGATTACTTAGGTTTTCAATTTGCAATGGGTAAATCGCTATATGACTTTCTGAGTATCACTCCAATAGTGTGGGGTTGGATGTTTATTTTAGGCATTATTACATACAAAAAGTTCTACTTGATCGAGAAGTACATAAAATACTTTTGGCTTTCTATAGTGCCGATTGTCGCCTTTGCATTTGCTGGGGGAGAAGGCGTGCTATTTGAGAATCAGGGAAATAGACTTGGCGTAATATACTTTATATTTTACGTGGCATTTATTGTCTACCTTGCGTTTTCCATTAAGCCGATCCCATTAAAAATTGATTTAAGTTATAGCCTCTACATATGGCACATGCCAATCGTTAACTTTTTATTAGTGATGAATTTAAGTAATGTTTATTATGCGATGGCTGTAACTTTAGTTATTTCCGTTTTTTCTTGGTTCTATATTGAAAAGCCGTCACTCAAACTTAAAAGAAGCGGTCTATTACGCTCTATTAATAATCAAGGTTCTGTATGA
- a CDS encoding polysaccharide deacetylase family protein codes for MDNLVIHNQEDDSKRLVFSLCFFKLLSGIAYSESLTPDEVSYLDLSNYISDYKERMLPVFFGEASVEVGEEIFIRFDLFGTIFFMLSGLASANNTGIDKHEREIGGSTFLHRNGLISRPVVDENVWFLLSLLKSHLNVDIKRVRQPKITLTCDVDHPFYRTGGSLSRYIKAFASDLLIRKQPALFLKRFANLICSNFSCYKFDPYYTFDWYLEQLGKNKIKSSFYFICDHTHEQLDGFYDINEVPVGNLILKLHKAGHSIGVHSSYNSILGIEQIKKEKKIFQERTQALGINLNSYGNRQHYLRWKPYSTPDYLNEAGFEYDSTGSFADLCGFKYGTSFSFPMWSLSAKKKLKLIQKPLILMEASLLSEDYMNMGYEESVPFIKEMYETCVYYGGCFRVLWHNSHLVSQNDKRLFEYICKLSGSYESR; via the coding sequence ATGGATAATTTAGTAATACATAATCAAGAAGATGATAGTAAGCGATTAGTATTTAGCTTATGCTTTTTTAAACTACTGTCCGGAATAGCTTATAGTGAAAGTTTGACACCAGATGAAGTGTCATATTTGGACCTGAGTAATTACATTTCAGACTATAAAGAAAGAATGCTGCCCGTTTTTTTTGGTGAGGCTTCAGTCGAAGTTGGTGAAGAGATTTTTATTAGGTTTGACCTTTTCGGAACCATATTCTTTATGCTGAGTGGTCTGGCGTCCGCAAATAATACTGGTATAGATAAGCATGAAAGGGAGATTGGGGGTAGTACTTTTTTACATAGGAATGGTCTAATTTCTCGACCTGTAGTAGATGAGAATGTTTGGTTCTTGCTGTCGTTGTTAAAATCACATCTAAATGTTGATATAAAACGAGTTCGTCAGCCAAAAATAACTCTCACCTGCGACGTCGATCATCCTTTTTACAGAACAGGTGGTAGCCTTTCCAGGTATATCAAGGCCTTTGCTTCAGATCTATTGATTAGAAAGCAGCCTGCACTGTTCCTTAAGCGCTTTGCTAATTTGATTTGCTCAAACTTTAGCTGCTATAAGTTTGATCCTTATTATACTTTTGATTGGTACTTAGAACAGCTGGGTAAGAATAAAATAAAGTCAAGTTTTTATTTTATTTGCGATCATACACATGAACAGTTAGACGGATTCTATGACATCAATGAGGTGCCGGTGGGAAACCTTATTCTGAAGCTTCACAAAGCAGGGCATAGTATCGGTGTACATAGTAGTTATAATTCGATACTTGGTATAGAACAAATAAAAAAAGAAAAAAAGATTTTTCAAGAAAGGACCCAAGCCCTCGGAATTAACTTGAACTCATATGGCAACCGTCAGCACTATTTACGCTGGAAGCCCTACTCCACACCTGATTATCTTAATGAAGCTGGATTTGAATATGATAGCACAGGCTCATTTGCTGACTTATGTGGGTTCAAGTATGGTACGTCTTTTTCCTTCCCAATGTGGAGCTTATCAGCAAAGAAAAAATTAAAACTCATTCAAAAGCCTTTGATATTGATGGAAGCTTCTTTGCTGTCTGAAGATTATATGAATATGGGTTATGAAGAATCAGTGCCCTTTATAAAGGAAATGTATGAAACCTGTGTTTATTATGGTGGCTGCTTTAGAGTGCTCTGGCACAATTCACATTTAGTTTCTCAAAATGACAAAAGGCTATTCGAGTATATCTGTAAGCTAAGTGGGTCTTATGAAAGTAGATAA
- the asnB gene encoding asparagine synthase (glutamine-hydrolyzing) codes for MCGLVAVISKNRNINLQNLVSMNDAIEHRGPNDEGYFFLNTADSQLDGKKAKFLEHDSISASIGFAHRRLSIQDLSDLGHQPMCYMDRYWIVYNGEVYNHIEIKEELEEKGYTFKSHSDTEVILAAYSEWGEDCVKKFNGMWAFLIFDTKDETVFVSRDRFGIKPLYYYESEESLVFASEIKSLMEYESIITEPCKSYCEDVIDSGSQEHIKQTAFENIYRFDFSSNAIIKLNDTKLSFSESRFWDYEVNLSNEKFCEKKAKEIADDYYELLKDAVRLRLRADVPFGSALSGGLDSTAIVYLIEEILKEQDSAYKQQTFSTVYDKKEDKECDESYYIKLITDKLGIKSNTIVPTEDEFLELHELVVKNLESPSAGTGMGGISTYTLIKNSDVVVTLDGQGADEQQAGYLYYISNYLFNIPLIEAIKQSLKLKSIPMAKTPIALGLSACLMRCVIGKKLSEKILSKVLKRDMSRFLIPLNELLKKESNSNLINLIHYSDSRSMLFSIESRMPFMDYRLVEFTAKIPACYKIHNGWTKYFARLAFDKRLPDEICWRKDKMGWPVPDKRWFNGPLNTFVNESIKQCPLVNSIKELELEKDIVTTYGVDSSVRLLNVSSWNKVFFGK; via the coding sequence ATGTGCGGTTTAGTTGCTGTTATATCTAAAAATAGGAATATTAATTTACAAAATCTGGTTTCAATGAATGATGCCATTGAACATAGAGGACCTAATGACGAAGGTTATTTTTTCCTTAATACAGCTGATAGTCAGTTGGATGGGAAAAAAGCAAAATTTTTAGAGCATGACTCAATTTCGGCATCTATCGGCTTTGCTCATAGGCGCTTGTCCATACAGGACCTAAGTGATCTCGGACATCAACCAATGTGTTATATGGACCGTTATTGGATTGTTTATAACGGAGAAGTATATAACCATATTGAGATAAAGGAAGAGCTAGAAGAAAAGGGTTATACATTCAAATCTCATTCAGATACGGAGGTTATCCTAGCTGCGTACAGTGAGTGGGGAGAAGATTGTGTAAAGAAATTCAACGGTATGTGGGCTTTTCTTATATTTGATACCAAAGATGAAACTGTATTTGTTTCCAGAGATAGATTTGGTATTAAGCCACTTTATTATTATGAAAGTGAAGAATCTTTAGTTTTTGCATCTGAAATAAAGTCTTTAATGGAATATGAGTCGATAATTACGGAGCCGTGTAAATCATACTGCGAAGATGTTATTGATAGTGGTTCTCAGGAACATATTAAGCAGACTGCATTTGAAAATATATATAGGTTTGATTTCTCTTCTAATGCAATAATAAAGTTAAATGATACTAAACTGTCTTTTTCTGAGTCTCGTTTTTGGGACTATGAAGTCAACTTATCAAATGAGAAGTTTTGCGAGAAGAAAGCAAAAGAAATCGCTGATGACTATTACGAACTTCTAAAAGATGCTGTCAGGCTGAGACTGAGAGCCGATGTTCCTTTTGGCAGTGCTCTTTCTGGTGGCCTGGATAGTACCGCGATAGTTTATTTAATTGAAGAAATATTGAAAGAGCAGGATTCAGCTTATAAGCAACAAACATTCTCAACAGTTTACGATAAAAAGGAAGATAAAGAGTGTGACGAAAGTTATTACATAAAACTCATAACCGATAAGTTAGGAATTAAATCTAATACTATTGTTCCGACTGAAGATGAGTTTTTAGAACTGCATGAGTTAGTTGTCAAGAATCTAGAGAGTCCTAGTGCTGGCACGGGGATGGGGGGGATCTCTACATATACCCTTATTAAAAACTCAGATGTAGTTGTTACACTTGACGGTCAGGGGGCGGATGAACAGCAGGCCGGTTATCTATATTATATTAGTAATTATCTTTTTAATATCCCTTTAATCGAGGCAATTAAGCAGTCGTTAAAGTTAAAGTCCATACCTATGGCTAAAACACCTATTGCACTGGGCCTTTCAGCATGCCTAATGAGATGCGTTATTGGTAAAAAGCTTAGTGAAAAGATATTATCCAAAGTATTAAAGAGAGACATGTCTAGATTTTTAATACCTCTTAATGAGCTTTTGAAAAAAGAATCTAACAGTAACTTGATTAATTTAATTCATTACTCAGATAGTCGCTCAATGTTATTTTCAATCGAATCTAGAATGCCTTTTATGGACTATCGACTGGTCGAGTTTACAGCGAAAATTCCCGCTTGCTATAAAATACACAATGGTTGGACAAAGTACTTCGCTCGCTTAGCATTTGATAAACGTCTACCTGATGAAATTTGCTGGAGAAAGGATAAAATGGGTTGGCCTGTTCCAGATAAAAGATGGTTCAATGGTCCTTTAAATACCTTTGTCAATGAAAGCATTAAGCAGTGCCCTTTAGTTAACAGTATCAAGGAATTGGAACTGGAAAAAGACATTGTGACGACGTACGGTGTTGATAGCTCGGTTAGACTACTCAATGTGTCATCATGGAATAAAGTATTTTTTGGTAAGTAA
- a CDS encoding lipopolysaccharide biosynthesis protein: MGNSYLKKVATLVSGTVFAQMFSLGIYPLLTRLFDAEQFALFGVFLSITSPLAIFLTLRYEASIALPKKPVDSLHLWAGSLLLAAMIALLCFIITSIFSESIISLFSGRISADALYLVPLGAFTISLFQATTYLGISKSAFVSISKSKVVQSVTIGLSQIALSVVFFDSLLYGFILGQVFASAYLIYVLKPDINKVESHLLKHNGVKYIDYPKYNALPSFIDTFTLQLPVLLIATGSDFAVAGFFTLVFRILAAPSAVIGHAIGQVYLKEIADRLNSGSTSLADVVFPTLIKLVILAILSFTPVVFFGEELFGFAFGEEWKRAGEYAEIIVFAIAARFIVSPLSTILGVTNHLKLGAIWKVLYFLSSFVILSLSIDKGTEEFIFWFVVNELVMYGLYLCVIWYASVNIKVRNV; this comes from the coding sequence ATGGGTAACTCATATCTTAAAAAAGTTGCCACTTTAGTTAGTGGCACAGTTTTTGCTCAAATGTTCTCTCTTGGAATTTACCCCCTACTGACGAGATTATTTGATGCAGAACAATTCGCTTTATTTGGTGTTTTTCTTTCTATTACAAGTCCTCTGGCCATTTTTCTAACATTACGTTACGAAGCATCTATCGCTTTGCCGAAAAAGCCTGTGGACTCACTACATTTGTGGGCCGGTAGTCTACTACTGGCTGCTATGATAGCTCTCTTGTGCTTTATCATTACAAGTATATTTAGCGAGTCAATAATAAGCCTATTTTCTGGGAGAATTAGCGCTGATGCTCTTTATCTAGTACCTCTGGGCGCTTTTACAATTTCGCTGTTTCAGGCAACTACATATCTTGGCATTTCTAAATCAGCATTTGTATCAATCTCTAAATCCAAAGTGGTGCAGAGCGTCACTATCGGTTTAAGTCAGATCGCGCTAAGTGTAGTGTTCTTCGACTCTCTATTGTATGGCTTTATTTTGGGTCAAGTTTTTGCAAGTGCTTATTTAATATATGTACTTAAACCAGATATAAACAAGGTGGAAAGTCACTTGTTGAAGCATAACGGGGTAAAATATATTGATTACCCCAAGTATAATGCGCTTCCATCTTTTATCGATACCTTTACCTTGCAACTGCCTGTATTACTTATTGCAACAGGTAGTGACTTTGCAGTGGCTGGTTTTTTTACATTGGTATTTAGAATTCTCGCTGCGCCTTCAGCTGTTATCGGCCATGCGATTGGGCAGGTATATCTCAAAGAAATAGCAGATAGATTAAATTCTGGTAGTACATCGCTAGCGGATGTCGTATTTCCGACTCTAATCAAATTAGTCATTTTGGCCATACTTTCATTCACTCCCGTTGTATTTTTTGGTGAAGAGCTATTTGGTTTTGCTTTTGGTGAAGAGTGGAAAAGAGCAGGAGAATATGCTGAGATAATTGTTTTTGCTATTGCTGCACGATTTATTGTTTCCCCATTAAGTACTATCTTAGGGGTAACAAACCACCTTAAGCTGGGAGCAATATGGAAGGTACTCTATTTTTTAAGCTCTTTTGTTATCTTATCACTCTCAATTGATAAAGGGACTGAAGAGTTTATCTTTTGGTTTGTCGTTAACGAGCTTGTAATGTATGGATTATATTTATGCGTCATCTGGTACGCGAGCGTAAATATCAAGGTTAGGAATGTTTAA
- a CDS encoding DegT/DnrJ/EryC1/StrS family aminotransferase — translation MQFIDLAAQYQHLKDKIDARIQTVLDHGHYIMGPEVQELEQQLSEFVGVKHTVSCANGTDALTLALMVLEVKAGDAVFCPTFTFFATAETIAFEGATPVFVDSNAQTFNICPVDLEKRIEAVIAEGKLKPKAIIAVDLFGLPADYPAIRKIADKYDLKVIEDAAQGFGGEINGRRAGSFGDIATTSFFPAKPLGCYGDGGALFTDNDDYAKLLRSYRVHGKGKDKYDNVHIGMNSRLDTIQAAILLEKLAAFPEELINRNQAAERYSSELAGKYETPVVPEGYLSSWAQYTLKTENRDAEMAKYKDQGIPTMVYYGTCMHQQTAFKELGYQEGDFPVAESLAKTVFSLPMHGYMQVNG, via the coding sequence ATGCAATTTATAGATTTAGCTGCGCAATATCAGCACTTAAAAGACAAAATTGACGCCCGAATTCAAACCGTATTAGATCACGGTCATTACATTATGGGACCTGAAGTTCAAGAGTTAGAGCAGCAGTTGTCCGAGTTCGTTGGCGTTAAACATACGGTGAGTTGCGCTAATGGTACCGACGCATTAACACTTGCGCTGATGGTACTAGAAGTTAAAGCGGGGGATGCCGTTTTTTGTCCAACGTTTACGTTCTTCGCTACGGCGGAAACTATCGCATTTGAAGGGGCAACACCGGTTTTTGTTGATTCAAATGCGCAAACATTCAATATTTGTCCGGTGGACTTAGAGAAGCGTATCGAAGCGGTAATAGCGGAAGGTAAATTAAAACCAAAAGCAATTATTGCGGTTGATCTGTTTGGTTTACCAGCTGATTATCCCGCGATAAGAAAAATTGCGGACAAGTATGATTTGAAAGTTATCGAAGATGCTGCGCAAGGGTTCGGCGGTGAAATCAACGGTAGGCGTGCAGGTTCATTTGGTGATATTGCTACCACCAGTTTTTTCCCGGCGAAGCCCTTAGGTTGCTATGGTGATGGTGGTGCGTTATTCACAGATAATGATGACTATGCAAAGCTCCTAAGATCATACCGTGTGCATGGTAAAGGCAAAGATAAATACGATAACGTGCATATTGGTATGAATTCTCGCCTTGATACCATTCAAGCTGCAATTTTACTTGAAAAGCTAGCTGCATTTCCCGAAGAGTTAATTAATCGCAATCAAGCTGCAGAAAGGTATTCTTCTGAATTAGCTGGAAAGTATGAAACGCCAGTTGTGCCAGAGGGCTATTTAAGTTCCTGGGCACAATACACGCTAAAGACAGAAAACCGTGACGCAGAAATGGCGAAGTACAAAGATCAAGGTATTCCGACCATGGTTTACTATGGTACATGCATGCATCAACAAACTGCATTTAAGGAACTTGGTTACCAGGAGGGAGACTTTCCTGTTGCAGAAAGCTTAGCAAAAACGGTATTTAGCTTGCCAATGCATGGTTATATGCAAGTAAATGGGTAA
- a CDS encoding N-acetyltransferase: MSYHVHESAIVDEGAQIGANTRIWHFVHVCGGAHIGEGCSLGQNVFVGNKVIIGNNVKVQNNVSVYDNVYLEDDVFCGPSMVFTNVYNPRSFIERKTEYRDTIVKRGATLGANSTVVCGVTIGEYSLVGAGAVINKDVKPFALMVGVPAKQIGWISKYGEQLELPIEGNGTAICEHTGEQYQLENGFVSIK; this comes from the coding sequence ATGAGCTACCATGTACATGAAAGCGCTATCGTAGACGAAGGTGCGCAAATTGGTGCAAACACACGTATATGGCATTTTGTACATGTATGTGGTGGTGCTCACATAGGTGAAGGTTGTTCTTTGGGCCAAAATGTTTTCGTGGGCAATAAAGTTATCATAGGTAACAATGTAAAGGTCCAAAACAACGTTTCGGTATACGACAATGTCTATTTAGAAGATGATGTTTTTTGTGGGCCAAGCATGGTGTTCACTAATGTTTATAACCCTCGTTCATTCATCGAACGCAAAACAGAGTATCGTGACACGATAGTAAAGCGAGGCGCAACACTGGGCGCAAATAGCACTGTTGTGTGTGGAGTTACTATCGGTGAATATTCTTTGGTCGGAGCCGGTGCTGTGATAAATAAAGATGTTAAACCGTTTGCATTAATGGTTGGTGTGCCGGCGAAGCAAATTGGCTGGATTAGTAAATATGGTGAGCAGCTAGAGCTGCCAATAGAAGGAAATGGTACTGCGATCTGTGAGCACACAGGTGAGCAGTATCAATTAGAAAATGGCTTTGTTTCAATCAAATAA
- a CDS encoding Gfo/Idh/MocA family oxidoreductase yields the protein MKNFALIGAAGYIAPRHLRAIKDTGNNLVVAMDINDSVGIMDSHFPDAEFFTEFEDFTAYVEDQALQGNKLDYIAICSPNYLHAPHMKYALKNGIDVICEKPLVLHSQDMDVLKGYEQKYSAKVNSILQLRLHPSIIALKEKVAAAPADKVFDVDLTYMTSRGKWYMKSWKGFDHKSGGVATNIGVHFYDMLHFIFGELKSNEVHFRDEKTSSGYLEYERARVKWFLSIDANNLPENAIQGEKLTYRSITINDGDNTEELEFSGGFTDLHTQSYQNILAGNGFGIDENRIAIETVENIRTQNIVEAGDKAHPLLNKVL from the coding sequence ATGAAAAATTTTGCATTAATTGGTGCGGCGGGTTACATCGCACCACGTCACCTTCGCGCCATAAAAGATACCGGAAATAACTTAGTTGTTGCGATGGATATTAATGACTCAGTAGGTATTATGGATAGTCATTTTCCAGACGCTGAGTTTTTCACTGAATTTGAAGACTTCACAGCGTATGTTGAAGATCAGGCTTTACAAGGTAATAAGCTTGATTACATCGCAATTTGTAGCCCTAACTACCTTCATGCACCGCATATGAAGTACGCTTTAAAAAATGGTATTGATGTTATTTGTGAAAAGCCATTAGTTCTACATTCACAAGATATGGATGTTTTAAAAGGGTACGAGCAAAAATATAGCGCTAAAGTAAATTCTATTCTTCAATTACGTTTGCACCCATCTATTATTGCCTTAAAAGAAAAGGTGGCTGCGGCTCCAGCAGATAAAGTATTCGATGTAGACCTAACTTACATGACCTCGCGTGGTAAGTGGTATATGAAATCCTGGAAAGGATTTGATCATAAGTCCGGCGGTGTAGCAACGAATATCGGTGTTCACTTTTATGACATGCTGCACTTCATCTTCGGTGAGTTGAAAAGCAATGAAGTGCACTTTAGAGATGAGAAAACATCAAGTGGCTATCTGGAGTATGAACGAGCGCGTGTAAAGTGGTTTTTATCAATCGATGCCAACAACTTACCAGAGAACGCTATCCAAGGTGAGAAGCTAACTTACCGAAGTATCACCATTAATGATGGTGACAACACTGAAGAGTTAGAATTCTCAGGTGGATTTACCGATCTACACACGCAAAGTTATCAAAACATTCTTGCAGGCAACGGCTTCGGTATAGATGAGAACCGTATAGCCATTGAAACTGTTGAAAATATCCGAACTCAAAACATTGTTGAAGCGGGCGATAAAGCGCACCCACTTTTAAATAAGGTACTTTAG
- a CDS encoding nucleotide sugar dehydrogenase, which translates to MNLTRDTKIAIIGLGYVGLPLAVELSKKFNVLGFDINSARVEELQSGHDSTLEVSDDALQAAASLRFSSNKNELADSTVYIVTVPTPIDDNNAPDLTPLQKASEMLGEFVKQDDIVIYESTVYPGATEEVCLPIIEKVSGLEFNKGFFAGYSPERINPGDKVNTLTKIVKITSGSTPEVADFVDALYGTIVEAGTHKASSIKVAEAAKVIENTQRDLNIAIINEFAKIFNRLGIDTEEVLNAAGTKWNFLKFKPGLVGGHCISVDPYYLTYKAQEVGYRPEVILAGRRINDGMGEYVATQLVKKLSSKKIHIDEAKVLILGFTFKGDCPDVRNTKIIDIVKELRDFNMSVDVYDDWANPEEVKHEYDIDLINELDEGKYDGIVLAVDHSELKKMGEKKLRSFGKKNHVLYDVKHVLKPSEADIRL; encoded by the coding sequence ATGAATCTAACAAGGGATACTAAAATTGCCATCATCGGCTTAGGTTATGTCGGTTTACCATTGGCAGTTGAGTTATCGAAGAAGTTTAATGTGTTAGGTTTTGACATTAACTCTGCTCGTGTTGAAGAGTTGCAATCTGGCCACGATTCAACGTTGGAAGTGTCAGATGATGCGTTGCAAGCTGCAGCATCATTGCGTTTTTCTAGCAATAAAAACGAACTGGCAGACAGCACGGTTTACATAGTAACTGTCCCGACTCCAATTGATGATAATAACGCACCTGATTTAACACCGTTGCAAAAAGCGTCAGAAATGCTCGGTGAGTTTGTCAAACAAGATGATATTGTCATTTATGAGTCGACGGTTTATCCAGGCGCAACAGAAGAAGTGTGTTTGCCAATTATAGAGAAGGTGTCAGGCTTAGAGTTCAACAAAGGTTTCTTTGCAGGCTATTCACCCGAACGTATTAATCCAGGTGATAAAGTTAACACGCTAACGAAAATTGTGAAAATTACGTCGGGTTCGACTCCTGAAGTTGCGGATTTTGTCGATGCATTATATGGAACGATAGTCGAGGCTGGAACACATAAAGCAAGTTCTATCAAAGTGGCTGAAGCTGCTAAGGTGATCGAAAATACGCAGCGTGATCTGAATATTGCGATTATTAATGAGTTTGCAAAAATCTTTAATCGCCTGGGTATTGATACTGAAGAGGTCCTAAATGCAGCAGGGACTAAATGGAATTTCTTAAAGTTTAAACCTGGTTTAGTTGGGGGACACTGTATTAGTGTCGACCCTTATTATCTGACATACAAGGCCCAAGAAGTTGGCTATCGCCCTGAAGTCATTCTAGCCGGGCGTCGTATTAATGATGGTATGGGGGAATATGTTGCTACTCAATTAGTTAAGAAGTTATCCAGTAAGAAAATTCATATTGATGAAGCAAAGGTACTGATATTAGGGTTTACCTTTAAAGGTGATTGTCCTGATGTTCGCAATACAAAGATTATCGATATTGTTAAAGAATTAAGAGACTTCAATATGTCGGTAGACGTATACGACGATTGGGCAAATCCAGAGGAAGTGAAGCACGAATACGATATTGACCTTATCAATGAGTTAGATGAGGGTAAATACGATGGTATTGTGCTTGCAGTCGACCACTCAGAGTTGAAGAAAATGGGTGAAAAGAAGCTGCGGTCATTTGGTAAGAAAAATCACGTACTGTACGATGTTAAACATGTATTAAAACCATCTGAAGCAGATATAAGACTTTAA